Part of the Oceanidesulfovibrio indonesiensis genome is shown below.
CGAACACGGGGTGGGGTCGACGTTCATCGCAACCATACCCGCCCCGGAAGCCGCGCTTCTGGAGACCGCGTACGGCGACTGCATGGATATCCAGGGTTGCGAACACCTGCGAATACTCGCTGCGGAAGACAACCCCATCAACCAGTTCCTCATTCGGGAGATGCTGTCCCAGGCCGGATGCAGTTTCACGCTGGTGGAAAACGGTCAAAAGGTGCTGGAAGAGCTGGAGCAGGCGCCGGAGCCCTATGACCTGGTGCTCATGGACATCAACATGCCCGAGCTGAACGGTATGCAGACGACGAAGCTGATCCGCGAATCCGGCAAGCCGTACGCGGATGTCACGGTCATTGCTCTTACGGCCTATGCCATGCCGGAAGAGCGCGAGCGTTTCCTCGCCTGCGGGCTGGACGGCTACCTCGCAAAGCCCTTCACCATACGCCAGTTGCTTGCGGCCTTGAATGAATTGCCGTGCAACAGAATTCTTGCGAGGTTGCAGGGAGTGCATGGTGGGGAGACAGCCGCCGGTAAGCCGGTGGAGGAAGCGGCCAGGCCAGAACGACAGGAGAAAAACGCGGTGCTGGACCAAGCGTACCTTGTGGACCATTTCGACGGGAACAGGGATGGGTTGCTGGCCCTCATCGAGCTGGTCGAGGAGGACACGCCAGGGCAACTCGAGGCGTTGCAGGGATTCCTGGATCGGCAGCATTGGGCGGAGGCGGCGGACCAGGCGCATTACATGGCCGGGGGGTTCCGGACAGTGGGCCTGCTGCACGTGGCGGACGAGTGCCTGCGGCTCGAACAGTTGCTCCGGGATAACTCCATTGACGCTGCAGAGCGCATATGCGCCATGCTGGAGGCAAAAATCGAAGAATCAATCGATGCCGTCAGGCAATGGGCCGGCGCATGACGCAGATGAATACATACGGCGGCAATATCTGGCCGACGGAAAAGCCATTTCCGCGGACTGCTCAATAAATCAATCGGGGTCCGGAAGCGAGAAAAGATCAAGATCGAAAAGCACTTCCAATACGCGAGCATTTGACCTTTTTGATACGACCCAGCAATCGGACGTTTTTCAACAGGCTGGTATACTTGACTCTTCTCGCCGGCCAGCATACCCATCCTGAATGGCCAAAATATCAGAATATCCACCACCGCTCGGGGACCGGCGCATCACCGCTCTGGATATAGCACGCCTCTTCGGCATGGTGCTGGTGTATTACGGCCATGCCATCGAGCAGGTCATGTATCTTGGCAACGAAACAGCCGCCATGCAATACAAGTTCATCTATTCGTTCCACATGCCGTTCTTTTTCCTGGTAGCCGGGTATGTGGCCAAGCCGGAGAAGCTGGAACTGAAAGCGCCGGCCTTCTTCAAACGTCTCGCCGCCTCGCGGCTCGTACCATACTTCTTCTTCAGCCTCGTTTTCCTGGGACTGAGCCTGGTGATCCCCGGGACCTTCGTGCTTTCGGATCTCACATCCCTGCAAGGATACATGGCTGGAATTGCGCGCACGCTGCTGGGCATTCCGGTCTACAACATCCCCATGTGGTTCCTGGCCAGCCTGGTTTCCGTGGAGGTGCTGCATTACCTTGTGGGGCGGCATCTGCGCACGGACGCCAGCATCATCGTCGCCGCCCTGGGGTTCTATATCTTCGGCTACTATCTCAATCTGGATTTCCAGTTCATTCAGTTCGACAAGATATTCCAGTGGAATTACTGGTTCATCCACCAGGCGCCAGTGGGCTATGCATTCTACCTGGTGGGCGTTCTGCTGCGCCGCGGCGGCGCGTTTTACGAGAACACACGGCCGAAAGAGTCCGGGAAGCGGTCGTGGAGGATTCTGGCCGGTGCGGTAGCATGCCTCGCCGTGGTCTGGCTCACGTACAACCTGAACTCGGGACCGTTCCGCTACTTCGACGCAGTGGTCTTCATGCTTTCGGGCCACGGCAACGTGTTCTGGTTCCCGTTCACGGCGCTGGCTGGCTCCATGATGCTGTTGCTCTTCGCCAGAGCTTCGGGTGAAAACCGCATTCTGGCGTTCCTGGGCCGGAACGTGCTGATACTGTTCATTCTGAACGGCGTGTTCTACCATTTCATCAACATGCACTTCGCGGCGTGGGTCACAGAAAATCTGCCGGCGAATCCGCTGGTCCTCACGCTGTCCACCGCTGTTTTCACTGTGGGCTGCCTTGCGGCATGCCTGCCTCTGGTCTGGTTATTGAACAAATTCATACCGCAGATGGTGGGGCGGCCTCAGTTGTCCGGTCCATTGCTGCCCCGTCTGATCTGAAAGGAATAGTTCGGCCTCTGCCGGTCGAGGCGAGGGGAATCGGACCGTCATGCCGAGTGGCGGACAGCTCCGGGGCGAACTTGTCGCGGAATATGGTCGATGGTAGTAGGAAATACTGTCGCGTCTGGATTTCAGGTCGCCCGCGAGGGGCCGTCCCAGTTCGCGACTCCCCCGGGACCAGAGTGGCCCGGCTTTTTTTGCTTCGGCATTGCCTGCAATCGGCCCGGTGTCCGGGTGCCGCCGGGACGGAGGTTCGCGACCGATGGTTTCGCATGGCCGGAGCGGAACGGCAGGCATTATCCGCTCACGGTGCATGTGCGAACGCACTGGAGGCGGAGCGGCGATTGCTGAAGTCCGCAGGGACTACGAATAGTCCAGTGGCGTTCGCTTCGTGATCGTTCGGAACGCAGGCGGTCATGTGGCCGACAATGACGTGAGATACATGGTCAACCCATAGAGGACGACTTCGCGTATGCATTCCGGCCACACAACTGGCGACCTCCGCTCCAAAAGCAGCACGATATCGTATCAATCCGTCATTCTGTACGGAGTGGCCGCATTCGCATTGTTTGCGGGTCTGTATATTTCCCTCCGGCACAGCTTTCTTCTTTTCCACAGCGTGGCCGAGATGCTGAGCATCGTTGTGGCCTTCAGTATTTCACTCATATACTGGAATGCCCGCCAC
Proteins encoded:
- a CDS encoding acyltransferase family protein; the encoded protein is MAKISEYPPPLGDRRITALDIARLFGMVLVYYGHAIEQVMYLGNETAAMQYKFIYSFHMPFFFLVAGYVAKPEKLELKAPAFFKRLAASRLVPYFFFSLVFLGLSLVIPGTFVLSDLTSLQGYMAGIARTLLGIPVYNIPMWFLASLVSVEVLHYLVGRHLRTDASIIVAALGFYIFGYYLNLDFQFIQFDKIFQWNYWFIHQAPVGYAFYLVGVLLRRGGAFYENTRPKESGKRSWRILAGAVACLAVVWLTYNLNSGPFRYFDAVVFMLSGHGNVFWFPFTALAGSMMLLLFARASGENRILAFLGRNVLILFILNGVFYHFINMHFAAWVTENLPANPLVLTLSTAVFTVGCLAACLPLVWLLNKFIPQMVGRPQLSGPLLPRLI